A section of the Thermotoga caldifontis AZM44c09 genome encodes:
- a CDS encoding ABC transporter permease, whose translation MLKFLGKRVLQIVILLFIYVTVVYWLIEAMPGSFVDQYLLNPKLTPEIRENLKRQFGFDKPAHMRYLIYMRNFLKLDLGISFSYFPTKVTTIIAERLPRTVFLFVTSTLVSYALGYSLGKRAAWKRSGVLDKATTFVGIVFWTIFLPLLAIFNIWLFGVILKILPLNQFIDPNLWKNAPLSAQTIFIRLLSNALVFLIVFLIALLVSNRLKTIPAKKLTLYVSSIATIVVSVSIWILSGYSIYAWDIIKHMVLPVLTLTLYSFAGSMLVMRDTMLDVIKEDYITTAKAKGLPDGVVRDKHAARNALLPLVTNFVISLGATVGGGIITETMFSWPGMGRAYLEALNSQDTPLLIGLLVFTGIFVLIAHLVADIMYAVLDPRIRY comes from the coding sequence GTGCTCAAATTTCTGGGAAAAAGAGTGTTGCAAATAGTGATACTACTCTTCATCTACGTGACCGTGGTCTACTGGTTGATCGAGGCGATGCCAGGAAGTTTTGTCGATCAGTACCTTCTCAATCCGAAACTCACGCCCGAGATCAGAGAGAATTTGAAGAGGCAGTTCGGTTTCGACAAACCTGCTCACATGAGGTATTTGATATACATGAGAAACTTCCTGAAACTGGACCTAGGAATCTCGTTTTCTTACTTTCCCACGAAGGTTACAACGATAATCGCTGAAAGGCTCCCCAGGACCGTTTTTCTTTTCGTCACTTCGACGCTTGTGTCGTATGCCCTTGGATACAGCCTTGGTAAACGCGCAGCGTGGAAGAGGAGTGGCGTGCTGGACAAAGCGACCACCTTCGTTGGCATAGTTTTCTGGACGATATTCTTACCGTTGCTCGCCATCTTCAACATATGGTTGTTCGGTGTGATCCTGAAGATCTTACCTTTGAACCAGTTCATCGACCCGAACTTATGGAAGAACGCACCTTTGTCCGCCCAAACGATTTTTATAAGGCTTCTTTCAAACGCTCTGGTTTTCCTCATAGTTTTTCTAATAGCGTTGCTGGTTTCCAACAGACTCAAGACGATTCCCGCAAAAAAGCTCACACTTTACGTTTCTTCCATTGCCACGATTGTTGTATCAGTTTCGATATGGATCCTCTCAGGCTATTCTATCTACGCCTGGGATATCATAAAGCACATGGTGCTTCCCGTGCTCACACTCACGTTGTACTCTTTTGCCGGTAGCATGCTCGTCATGCGCGATACGATGCTCGATGTGATAAAGGAAGATTACATAACCACCGCGAAGGCCAAAGGCTTACCAGACGGCGTCGTTAGAGACAAACACGCGGCGAGAAATGCGCTTTTACCTCTTGTCACCAATTTCGTCATCAGTCTTGGTGCCACGGTGGGTGGGGGTATCATCACCGAAACCATGTTCTCCTGGCCCGGAATGGGGCGTGCCTATCTGGAAGCGCTCAACAGTCAAGATACCCCGTTGTTGATAGGCCTTCTGGTCTTCACTGGCATCTTCGTCCTCATCGCACATTTGGTGGCCGACATAATGTATGCGGTGCTCGATCCGCGCATAAGGTATTGA